A genomic window from Lotus japonicus ecotype B-129 chromosome 1, LjGifu_v1.2 includes:
- the LOC130731114 gene encoding WD repeat-containing protein GTS1: METSTAMDIEEQPSPPTPNNVKRFGLKNSIQTNFGDDYVFQIIPKDDWTAMAVSLSTNAVKLYSPVAGQYYGDFKGHSSTINQILFSGPSNPHVLNSCSSDGTIRAWDTRTFQQVSTIDAGPSQEVFSISLGGPNGNLIAAGCKSKILFWDWRNRKQIACLEDSHVEDVTQVHFVPDERGKLISASEDGLICTFDTTGDINDDDHLESVINVGTSIAKVGLFGESYQKLWCLTHIETLGVWDWKDGRNEVNFSDARTLASESWNLDHVDYFVDCHYSKEAEKLWVIGGTNAGTLGYFPVKYSGEATIGGAEAILEGGHTSVIRSVLPMSRFHGSGPSNCPSTGGIFGWTGGEDGRLCCWLSDDSPQINQSWISSTLIMKPERIRKKNRHSPY, encoded by the exons ATGGAAACCAGTACGGCCATGGATATCGAGGAACAACCTTCACCACCGACACCCAACAACGTTAAACGCTTTGGACTCAAAAATTCTATTCAAACTAACTTCGGCGACGACTATGTTTTCCAAATCATTCCAAAGGATGATTGGACTGCAATGGCGGTTTCATTGTCAACGAACGCAGTGAAACTGTATTCACCTGTTGCTGGTCAATACTATGGAGACTTCAAGGGCCACTCTTCAACCATCAACCAGATTTTGTTTTCAGGTCCTTCCAATCCCCATGTTCTCAACTCGTGTTCTTCAGATGGCACTATTAGAGCTTGGGACACGCGAACATTTCAGCAG GTTTCTACAATTGATGCTGGTCCTTCTCAAGAGGTCTTCAGCATTTCTCTTGGAGGGCCTAATGGGAATTTGATTGCGGCTGGTTGTAAATCGAAG ATACTCTTCTGGGATTGGAGAAATAGGAAGCAAATTGCATGCCTGGAAGACTCTCATGTGGAAGATGTCACTCAG GTTCATTTTGTCCCTGATGAACGAGGCAAGCTTATTTCTGCTTCAGAAGATGGTTTGATCTGCACATTTGATACCACGGGAGATATCAATGATGATGATCATCTAGAGTCA GTGATTAATGTGGGAACTTCCATTGCCAAGGTAGGGCTTTTTGGAGAGAGTTATCAGAAGCTTTGGTGTTTAACGCATATTGAAACCTTGGG TGTCTGGGACTGGAAAGATGGTAGAAATGAAGTGAACTTCTCAGATGCTCGTACTTTAGCTTCTGAGAGTTGGAATTTGGATCAT GTTGACTATTTTGTTGATTGCCATTACTCCAAAGAAGCTGAAAAACTATGGGTGATTGGTGGCACTAATGCTGGTACTTTGGGTTACTTTCCTGTAAAGTACAGTGGAGAGGCAACAATTGGAGGTGCAGAAGCAATTCTTGAGGGTGGCCATACAAGTGTCATTAGGAGTGTTCTCCCCATGTCTAGATTCCATGGTAGTGGACCTTCTAATTGTCCTAGCACTGGAGGTATTTTTGGATGGACTGGGGGGGAAGATGGTAGGCTATGTTGTTGGCTTTCTGATGATTCACCTCAAATAAATCAATCTTGGATTTCAAGCACATTGATTATGAAGCCAGAAAGAATACGCAAGAAAAATCGTCATAGCCCCTACTAG